GGGCCGGCCGCGAATCGATGTGACGGTGCGAATCTCGGGATTCTTTCGCGATGCGTTCCCGCACATCGTGAGGCTTCTCGACGACGCGGTTGCCGCCGTCGCGGTGCTCGACGAGCCCGACGAGATGAACTTTGTAGCCGCCCACGCCCGTGCCGACGCGGAGGCCCTTGCCGGGGAACTGGGCGCCGATATCGCGTGGCGTAGGGCGACCACCCGCGTGTTCGGCTCAAAACCCGGTACATACGGCGCCGGGCTTTTGCAACTTATCGAATCTCGGGACTGGCGCGGCGATGCGGATCTCGCCGCGGTCTATGCCGCCTGGGGTGGGTACGCGTATGGCCGCGGACTCGACGGCGCGCCCGCGCAGGAAGCCATGAAGGGTTGCTATTCCCGGGTCCAGATCGCGGTCAAGAACGTCGACTCGCGTGAACATGACATTCTTGATTCCGACGACTACTTTCAGTTTCACGGCGGCATGGTTGCCGCCGTCAGGGCGCTCACCGGCGAGGACCCGGCCGCGTATATCGGCGACAGCTCTGATCCGTCGCGAGTGTTTGCTCGCTCGCTGGCCGAGGAAACCCGGCGCGTGTTTCGCGCGCGCGTAGCGAACCCGCGGTGGATCGCGTCGATGATCCGGCACGGCTACAAAGGCGCCGCCGAGCTCGCGGCGACCGTCGATTACCTGTTCGGCTATGACGCCACGACGGGGGTGGCCGAGGACTGGATGTACCAGGATGTCGCCAAGAAGTTCCTACTCGACGACGATGTCGCCGAGTTCATGACACAGTCAAACCCGTGGGCGGCACGAGCGATTGCGGAGCGACTCATTGAAGCTGCGGAACGTGGGCTGTGGGCAGACCCGGACCCAGGATCGATCGTCGAGATTCGCGATCGATTTCTGATGCTTGATGGCGAGCTCGAGGAGGTGGGCAGGTGAGCGATACTTATCCACTCTCGGCGATTGTCGGTCAAGAAGCTTTGGTCGAGGCGCTGCTCGTCAACGCCGTCGCGCCCGACGTCGGTGGCGTGCTGATCCGCGGCGACCGAGGTACCGCCAAGTCGACCGCCGTGCGAGCACTGGCGCCGCTCTTGCCGCCTGTTTTGGCGGCAGCCACTGAGCGGTATGCGTTCGCGCCGGGCGATCTGTCACCAGGCGGGAAGATTCCGCTCGATGCCGACACAGAGGAGCGCATTGCGGCGATCGTCGATCTGCCTATTGGTACGACCGTGGACCGTCTCGTCGGCTCACTGGATCTCGGGCAGGCGTTGGCGGGCAATCAGAGTTTTGAAGCCGGATTGCTGGCGCGAGCCCACCGCGGGATCCTCTACGTGGACGAAGTCAACCTGCTTCCAGACCACCTGGTTGACGCGCTGCTCGATGCGGCAGCAACTGGCGTGGCCCGCGTGGAGCGAGAGGCAGTTTCGAGCACCCACGATGCTCGCTTCTTGCTCGTTGGAACGATGAACTTGGAAGAGGGCGAACTGCGGCCGCAGCTGCTTGACCGCTTTGGTCTCGCCGTCGATGTAAAGACCTCGCCAGACCCAGCGCAGCGCGCCGAGATTGTTCGACGGCGGCTGGCCTATCGCGAAGACCCGGCAGCATTTTGCCGGCTCTGGCAGGCCGCCGAAGCCGAGCTCGCTGCAAAGATCGCGCGCGCTCGCGATCGCTTGGCCAGCGTCGAGCTGCCCGAACGCGAACTGCTGCGGATCACGGCCGCCTGCGCCGAACTCGGAATCGATGGGGCTCGCGGTGACATCGTCTCTGCGACTGCGGCCAAAGCGCTCGCTGCACTGGATGAATCGGCGGTCGTTGAGGAGGCGCACGTGCGGCGCGCGGCACAGCTGGCGTTATTACACCGTCGGCCGCCCGAACCCCTTGGCAGGCCCGACCGAATTGACGATGAGCTTGCGCGCGCCCTGGACGATCCCCCCGAGGACGACCCTGACGACCCGTCACCACCGGGCCCCGATGGCTCCAACGGCTCGGGCCGAGAAATGAACGACTCGGGCGCTCGTGGCGATTCGGCCAACCTCGATTCCTTGGCTCCGGGGATGTCGCCCGCGAGCGCGGAGGCCGATGGATTTCAGTACGCGCCAGAATCGCCGGCGCGCGAGCGGCGGGATTCCGCTGTCCACGCGCACATGCCGAGCGGCGTACTCGTTCTGCACGGCACCGGGTCCGGGAGGCCTGGCCGCCGAGCCAGAAGCCGTGGCGAGGAAGCAGGCTCAATCGACAGCGTGCCCGCAGGGGCAGGAGACGACGATCTTGCCGTTGTGGCGAGTCTCCGCGGCCAGTTGACGGACGGCGGAAGCGCGCGCCTTCGACGGCACGTGCGCGCCGGCCGGGAAGGCACGTTGATCTGCCTGGTCCTGGACGCGAGCGGTTCGATGGGTGCTCGAAGCCGACTTGCGCGCGTGAAGGGCGCGTGCACCGAGCTGGTGCGTAGTGCCTATGTGCATCGTGATCGCGTCGCCGTGTTGTCGTTCCGCGATGGCCAGGCACGCGTGATCGTCGAGCCATGCCCCGTCAACTCGAATGTCCTGGCGAGGATTGACTCGCTGGCAACGG
This is a stretch of genomic DNA from Solirubrobacterales bacterium. It encodes these proteins:
- a CDS encoding VWA domain-containing protein — its product is MSDTYPLSAIVGQEALVEALLVNAVAPDVGGVLIRGDRGTAKSTAVRALAPLLPPVLAAATERYAFAPGDLSPGGKIPLDADTEERIAAIVDLPIGTTVDRLVGSLDLGQALAGNQSFEAGLLARAHRGILYVDEVNLLPDHLVDALLDAAATGVARVEREAVSSTHDARFLLVGTMNLEEGELRPQLLDRFGLAVDVKTSPDPAQRAEIVRRRLAYREDPAAFCRLWQAAEAELAAKIARARDRLASVELPERELLRITAACAELGIDGARGDIVSATAAKALAALDESAVVEEAHVRRAAQLALLHRRPPEPLGRPDRIDDELARALDDPPEDDPDDPSPPGPDGSNGSGREMNDSGARGDSANLDSLAPGMSPASAEADGFQYAPESPARERRDSAVHAHMPSGVLVLHGTGSGRPGRRARSRGEEAGSIDSVPAGAGDDDLAVVASLRGQLTDGGSARLRRHVRAGREGTLICLVLDASGSMGARSRLARVKGACTELVRSAYVHRDRVAVLSFRDGQARVIVEPCPVNSNVLARIDSLATGGRTPLAQGLRAAGELLQRERRSHPQERSIAVVLTDGRAADDDGEIRAAAARLGRVASAVHIVDIEDGFVRVGIAAEIAAAANGRVHQLEFLVTNPKYPENRKAA